In Saccharolobus solfataricus, a genomic segment contains:
- a CDS encoding ATP-binding protein, producing MIFMNMVNRERELQALKKRLSSNDLELIIIYGRRRIGKTFLIINAVNGYDFIYYLATEKNNLRKFKELTESKYEDIKYVKEDWEAIFHYLRDKIIIIDEFPYMIKEDESILSTFQKIVDETLKGSKTKLILLGSSISMMEDAISYKSPLYGRRTASIELKELKFKDLKGFNFSLIDAIHVYGFAGGVPFYLTKAKTPFLKWINAELKEVDSFIKDEIDFMLRYEFSEIGTYKEILHAISSGKNTLGEIKDFVRISGDVSSYLNKLEKIGIIGKEFPYKMKKGARYYIKDNFTLFWFTFIYPNLSLIEEGIYEIKEDEYNVYLGRIFEKIAREYVEDVYKVKVERLWFKDVEIDIYGDGIAGECKWSEGINGEKVLYELKRKVEDLGLDVKKYIIFAKSFSKTNEEAEFIDLKKLEQWYRT from the coding sequence ATGATATTTATGAATATGGTAAATAGAGAAAGAGAGTTACAAGCCTTGAAGAAAAGGCTTTCATCAAATGATTTAGAGCTTATAATAATTTACGGAAGGAGAAGAATAGGAAAGACTTTCCTCATCATAAACGCTGTTAATGGTTATGATTTCATATATTATTTAGCTACAGAAAAAAACAATTTAAGAAAATTCAAGGAATTGACGGAAAGTAAATACGAAGACATAAAATACGTAAAGGAAGATTGGGAGGCAATTTTTCACTATTTGAGAGATAAGATTATCATAATAGATGAATTTCCGTATATGATAAAAGAGGATGAGAGCATATTATCAACCTTCCAAAAAATTGTTGATGAGACTCTAAAAGGTAGTAAAACTAAGCTAATTTTACTTGGCTCTTCCATTTCCATGATGGAAGACGCAATATCCTATAAAAGCCCTCTTTACGGTAGGAGGACTGCGTCTATCGAATTAAAAGAGCTCAAATTTAAAGATCTGAAAGGATTTAATTTCTCTCTAATTGATGCGATACACGTTTACGGTTTTGCCGGTGGAGTGCCTTTTTACCTCACAAAGGCTAAAACTCCATTCTTAAAGTGGATCAATGCAGAATTAAAAGAAGTTGACTCTTTTATAAAAGATGAGATAGACTTTATGTTAAGATACGAGTTTTCTGAGATTGGTACGTATAAGGAAATATTGCACGCAATTTCTTCTGGCAAAAATACGTTAGGGGAAATAAAGGACTTTGTTAGAATAAGTGGAGACGTTTCTTCATATTTAAATAAACTTGAGAAAATAGGAATAATAGGAAAGGAGTTCCCCTATAAGATGAAGAAGGGTGCTAGGTATTATATTAAGGATAATTTTACACTGTTCTGGTTCACATTCATTTATCCAAACTTAAGCTTAATAGAGGAAGGAATTTATGAGATAAAAGAGGACGAGTATAACGTATACTTAGGGAGAATTTTTGAGAAAATAGCTAGAGAGTACGTGGAGGACGTATATAAGGTTAAGGTAGAAAGGCTCTGGTTTAAGGATGTGGAAATAGATATATATGGAGATGGAATAGCTGGTGAATGTAAGTGGAGTGAAGGAATAAATGGGGAGAAAGTACTTTACGAATTAAAAAGAAAAGTTGAAGATTTAGGACTAGACGTTAAAAAATACATAATATTTGCAAAAAGCTTTTCAAAAACTAATGAAGAGGCTGAGTTTATAGATCTCAAAAAGCTAGAACAATGGTATAGAACTTAA
- a CDS encoding transposase, translating to MLKVDKVFPWETFRGKLESPYSKKPKWDVILLLKVLLIKFVYEISWLEGEIRDSKMFMKFLGGKVHQKSILLLQETVVDEGERMWTTLMTQQGLRQGD from the coding sequence TTGCTCAAGGTCGATAAAGTATTTCCATGGGAAACGTTTAGGGGTAAACTTGAGTCACCTTACTCCAAGAAACCCAAGTGGGACGTTATATTACTCCTCAAAGTCCTATTAATCAAGTTCGTCTACGAAATCTCTTGGTTAGAGGGAGAAATTAGGGATAGCAAAATGTTTATGAAATTCTTAGGTGGGAAAGTCCACCAAAAAAGCATTCTTCTTCTACAAGAAACAGTTGTTGATGAGGGGGAGAGAATGTGGACAACTCTAATGACTCAACAAGGCCTTAGACAAGGTGATTAA
- a CDS encoding RNA-guided endonuclease InsQ/TnpB family protein, with the protein MERTVKLRVKVDYKTYSALKEVEKEYREVLEEAINYGLSNKTTSFTRIKAGVYKTEREKHKDLPSHYIYTACEDASERLDSFEKLKRRGRSYTEKPSVRRVTIHLDDHLWKFNLDRISISTKRSRILISPTFPKIFWRYYNKGWRIASEARFKLLKGNVVEFYVIFKRDEPKPYEPKGFISVDLNENSVSVLVDGKPMLLETNTKRITLGYEYRRKAITTGKSTKDREVRRKLKRLRERNKKVDIRRKLAKLIVKEAFESRSVIVLEDLPRRTPEHMIKDVKDSQLRLRIYRAAFSSMKNAIIEKAREFGVPVVLVNPSHTSTVCPVHGTKIVYQLDGGDAPRVGVCEKGKEKWHRDVVALYNLARRAGDVSPVPLGSKESHDPPKRWLRAKSLHSIMNDHKMIEMKV; encoded by the coding sequence GTGGAGAGGACAGTGAAGTTAAGGGTTAAGGTTGATTATAAAACTTACTCAGCACTTAAGGAGGTCGAGAAGGAGTACAGAGAGGTTCTAGAGGAGGCAATAAATTATGGGCTGTCAAACAAAACTACCTCCTTCACCAGGATTAAAGCGGGAGTTTACAAGACTGAGAGGGAGAAGCATAAGGACTTACCCTCCCATTATATTTACACAGCTTGTGAGGATGCAAGCGAGAGATTAGACAGTTTTGAGAAGTTGAAGAGGAGAGGGAGGAGTTACACTGAGAAACCGTCAGTGAGGAGAGTTACTATTCACCTCGACGATCATCTGTGGAAGTTCAACCTTGATAGGATTTCAATTTCCACAAAGAGGAGTAGGATTCTCATTTCACCAACCTTCCCTAAGATCTTCTGGAGATATTATAACAAGGGCTGGAGGATTGCGAGTGAGGCCAGGTTTAAATTGTTGAAGGGGAATGTTGTAGAGTTCTACGTCATTTTTAAGAGAGATGAGCCTAAACCTTATGAACCTAAGGGTTTCATCTCAGTTGATCTAAATGAGAATTCAGTCTCTGTATTAGTTGATGGAAAACCGATGCTTTTAGAGACTAACACTAAGAGGATTACTCTGGGCTATGAGTATAGGAGGAAGGCAATAACTACTGGTAAGTCAACTAAGGATAGGGAAGTGAGGAGGAAGTTAAAGAGGCTGAGGGAGAGGAATAAGAAAGTAGACATTAGGAGGAAATTAGCTAAGCTGATCGTTAAAGAGGCTTTTGAAAGTAGGAGTGTCATAGTTTTAGAGGACTTGCCAAGGAGAACTCCGGAGCATATGATAAAGGACGTGAAAGACTCTCAGCTTAGGTTGAGGATTTATAGAGCAGCATTTTCCTCAATGAAGAATGCTATTATTGAGAAGGCTAGGGAGTTTGGTGTCCCCGTGGTCTTAGTTAATCCGTCTCACACTTCCACTGTTTGCCCAGTTCATGGAACTAAGATCGTTTACCAACTCGATGGGGGCGATGCCCCAAGGGTTGGTGTTTGTGAGAAGGGGAAGGAAAAGTGGCATAGGGATGTAGTTGCACTGTACAACTTAGCGAGGAGAGCTGGAGATGTGAGCCCCGTGCCGTTGGGCTCGAAGGAGTCCCATGACCCACCTAAAAGGTGGTTGAGGGCTAAGTCCCTACACTCGATCATGAATGATCATAAAATGATTGAAATGAAAGTGTAG
- the rfbC gene encoding dTDP-4-dehydrorhamnose 3,5-epimerase: MPFEFENLGMGIVLIKPKVFPDKRGFFLEVFKSEDFTKAEIPNIVQTNMSFSFKGVVRGLHYQITPKEQGKLVFVPKGKILDVALDLRKSSPTFGKYVKVELNDENHYILWIPPGFAHGFQALEDSIVVYFLTHNEYSKSDERCVNYSYVDWPIKEFIISDKDSQCPPLEKADVFN; this comes from the coding sequence ATGCCGTTTGAATTTGAAAACTTAGGAATGGGTATTGTCCTCATAAAGCCGAAAGTCTTCCCAGATAAAAGAGGCTTCTTTCTTGAAGTATTTAAATCTGAAGACTTCACTAAAGCAGAAATTCCTAATATCGTACAAACTAATATGTCATTCTCTTTTAAAGGAGTAGTTAGAGGTCTACACTATCAGATAACTCCCAAGGAACAAGGTAAGTTAGTATTTGTTCCTAAAGGTAAAATATTGGATGTTGCTTTAGACCTAAGAAAATCATCCCCTACTTTCGGGAAATACGTTAAAGTTGAGCTTAACGATGAGAACCACTACATACTATGGATACCTCCGGGTTTTGCCCATGGATTTCAAGCATTAGAAGATTCAATAGTAGTCTACTTCCTAACCCATAACGAATACTCTAAATCTGACGAGAGATGCGTAAATTACTCTTATGTAGACTGGCCAATAAAGGAATTTATTATAAGCGATAAGGACTCACAGTGCCCGCCCTTAGAAAAGGCAGACGTCTTTAATTAA
- a CDS encoding type II toxin-antitoxin system CcdA family antitoxin, whose product MLEKAKEYKINVSEVLRKDLEEEVRKKEEEQARRLLDLASKEIVKINTDEVVGELKK is encoded by the coding sequence ATGTTAGAAAAAGCAAAAGAATATAAGATTAATGTAAGTGAGGTTTTAAGAAAGGATTTGGAAGAAGAAGTTAGAAAGAAGGAAGAAGAGCAAGCAAGAAGATTATTGGATTTAGCATCTAAAGAGATAGTAAAAATCAATACTGATGAAGTAGTCGGAGAGTTAAAGAAATGA
- a CDS encoding DUF4898 domain-containing protein gives MTAFPIDKLSEYIEDNLIEMIGKSGSVKFVKYVSPGLIVDAQKFFKTFIPFAKYYVVIVPADINNDKVKDELISMAKSSFNFTILYSYKLKDRLLIVGYE, from the coding sequence ATGACGGCTTTTCCAATTGATAAGTTATCAGAATACATTGAGGATAACTTAATTGAAATGATAGGTAAAAGTGGAAGTGTGAAATTCGTTAAGTACGTTAGTCCCGGTCTGATAGTTGATGCCCAAAAATTTTTCAAAACCTTTATACCGTTTGCTAAGTATTACGTAGTGATAGTGCCAGCTGATATAAACAACGATAAAGTAAAAGACGAACTTATATCCATGGCTAAAAGTAGCTTTAATTTTACAATTCTTTATTCTTATAAGCTTAAGGACAGACTTTTAATAGTAGGTTACGAGTAA
- a CDS encoding IS607-like element ISC1913 family transposase — MERLLRPKEACQLLGISYSTLLRWIREGKIRVVTTEGGKYRIPYSEIKKYLEKREETRAVIYARVSSTDQREDLERQINYLTNYATAKGYKVVEVLKDIASGLNTQRKGLLKLFKLVEGRSVDIVLITYKDRLTRFGFEYIEEFFSTMGVKIEVVFGEEPKDDAQELVEDLISIITSFAGKIYGMRSHKKTLLVQGVKKLIGELSGEDSEVKG, encoded by the coding sequence GTGGAGAGACTACTGAGACCTAAGGAGGCTTGCCAACTACTCGGCATTTCATACTCAACACTCCTACGGTGGATTAGAGAAGGAAAAATAAGGGTAGTAACGACTGAAGGAGGGAAGTATAGGATACCTTACAGCGAGATTAAGAAGTACTTAGAGAAGAGGGAGGAAACAAGAGCTGTAATTTATGCAAGGGTCTCCTCTACCGATCAGAGAGAAGACTTGGAAAGACAAATAAACTACCTAACGAACTACGCAACGGCAAAGGGTTACAAGGTAGTTGAAGTACTGAAAGATATAGCTAGCGGGTTGAACACACAAAGGAAAGGATTGCTTAAGTTATTCAAACTTGTTGAGGGGAGGAGTGTCGACATCGTATTAATAACATACAAAGACAGACTTACAAGATTTGGATTTGAGTACATTGAGGAGTTCTTCTCAACCATGGGAGTTAAGATTGAAGTAGTTTTTGGTGAGGAGCCCAAAGATGACGCACAAGAGCTAGTTGAGGACTTAATCTCAATCATTACCTCATTCGCTGGGAAAATTTACGGTATGAGGAGTCACAAGAAAACACTCCTAGTTCAAGGTGTAAAAAAGTTGATAGGTGAGTTAAGTGGAGAGGACAGTGAAGTTAAGGGTTAA
- a CDS encoding type II toxin-antitoxin system VapC family toxin, with the protein MRVIDSSSLVKFFSKEKGWEKVVEIISEGVMTLDLSIKEVANSLWKKILLGEMKEDVVIKILSDLLKREALLIVSQDEYLIEAFKIANRNKITVYDSLFIALAKSNNLELVTSDKKQYEVAIKEGVNTRLI; encoded by the coding sequence GTGAGAGTCATTGACTCTTCTTCTTTAGTAAAATTTTTCTCTAAAGAGAAGGGTTGGGAAAAGGTTGTGGAAATTATATCTGAAGGAGTGATGACCTTGGACTTATCGATTAAGGAAGTTGCTAACTCCTTGTGGAAAAAGATCCTTTTAGGCGAAATGAAAGAGGACGTCGTAATTAAAATACTTTCTGACTTATTAAAAAGAGAGGCTCTATTGATTGTAAGCCAAGATGAATACTTGATTGAGGCATTTAAGATCGCTAATAGGAATAAAATAACTGTTTATGACTCCTTGTTCATCGCATTAGCTAAGTCGAATAACCTTGAGTTAGTAACGTCTGATAAAAAGCAGTACGAAGTTGCGATAAAAGAAGGAGTTAATACGCGATTAATATAA
- a CDS encoding MFS transporter — protein sequence MDPKGTMRTLITLTLMLTLVNYVETMVIPALPKIEDQFSTTATTVAWVTSAYLIVGAIASPLFGKLGDRYGKKKVYLLSIGFYSLAVLLAGFSTNIYFLIFARAIQGLGYATFPLAIAIITDLFPKERVAWAQGILSATLAAGPALGLLVGSYIVQDLGWPYAFHTAFILSIILVIVSAKYIVEIPQKTKEKIDYLGATFLMLTVVPLLVYLSNGPNVGWTSTSQFLLIVISIIAFPIFLWVEGRTNEPLMRLDLFRIRNIMVANIAGLISGAGMFLMFTGLVYYLQLPKPYGLGLSIIESGLLMAPVALVMMIVGPIVGRLINNIGPKPLLMIGSIISIVGYLLLDTFRYSIYEVVVDVMITAVGLVNIMIPLVNMVAVSLPEEQRGIGIGMNTLIRTIGSSIGPVISTVFMDTYTTWIIYDFNNQIVPVAQVPSYSAFHYMYTAAVGIMFLNLIVALFTRNYVIKAGQHA from the coding sequence ATGGATCCAAAAGGAACCATGCGTACTTTAATTACCCTCACTCTCATGCTAACTTTAGTAAATTACGTAGAGACAATGGTTATACCTGCGTTACCGAAAATTGAAGATCAGTTCTCTACCACAGCAACAACTGTTGCGTGGGTTACATCAGCTTATCTTATAGTTGGTGCAATTGCATCGCCGCTTTTTGGAAAGCTAGGTGATAGGTATGGAAAGAAGAAAGTTTATCTCTTATCTATTGGCTTTTATTCGCTAGCCGTATTATTAGCTGGGTTCTCAACAAACATCTACTTTTTAATTTTCGCTAGGGCGATTCAAGGATTAGGTTATGCAACGTTTCCTCTTGCGATAGCGATTATAACTGACCTATTTCCCAAAGAGAGAGTAGCCTGGGCTCAAGGTATTTTAAGTGCTACACTTGCAGCCGGCCCAGCCTTAGGACTATTAGTTGGTTCCTATATAGTTCAAGATCTGGGATGGCCTTATGCATTTCATACTGCGTTTATATTATCGATAATTTTGGTAATAGTTTCCGCAAAGTACATAGTCGAAATACCCCAGAAGACTAAGGAGAAGATAGATTATTTAGGAGCTACGTTCCTTATGTTAACAGTGGTTCCGTTATTAGTATACTTATCTAACGGTCCTAACGTCGGTTGGACTTCAACTAGTCAATTCTTATTAATTGTAATTTCAATAATAGCATTTCCCATATTTTTATGGGTAGAGGGAAGAACCAACGAACCCTTGATGAGACTTGATCTATTTAGAATAAGGAATATAATGGTCGCAAATATAGCTGGGTTAATATCTGGAGCTGGAATGTTTTTAATGTTTACGGGACTAGTTTACTATCTTCAATTGCCTAAGCCTTATGGACTAGGCTTATCAATAATAGAGTCTGGGCTCTTAATGGCACCGGTAGCATTAGTGATGATGATTGTTGGACCAATAGTAGGTAGGTTAATTAACAATATTGGTCCTAAGCCATTACTTATGATAGGTTCTATAATTAGCATTGTTGGCTATTTACTTCTAGATACTTTTAGGTATAGCATATATGAGGTGGTAGTTGATGTCATGATAACTGCTGTAGGATTAGTCAATATTATGATTCCATTAGTTAACATGGTTGCCGTATCTTTACCAGAGGAGCAAAGGGGAATAGGAATAGGTATGAACACTTTAATAAGAACCATCGGAAGTTCAATTGGTCCAGTAATCTCAACTGTGTTTATGGACACTTATACTACTTGGATAATATATGACTTTAATAACCAAATTGTACCAGTAGCTCAAGTGCCGTCTTATTCAGCTTTTCATTACATGTATACTGCTGCAGTTGGTATAATGTTCCTAAATCTTATAGTGGCTCTATTCACCAGAAATTACGTAATTAAGGCAGGGCAGCATGCGTAA
- the tfs4 gene encoding transcription factor S4: protein MRFCPKCGSFLKVKGNKMVCSKCGYSDHDVEKVILKENVAHENDKTIIADGETIEGRVAISLCPRCGSVRAILLNKKKRLYRCMTCNFVYNI from the coding sequence ATGCGTTTTTGCCCTAAATGTGGTTCTTTCTTGAAGGTAAAAGGTAACAAAATGGTTTGTAGTAAGTGTGGGTATTCTGATCATGATGTAGAGAAAGTAATATTAAAGGAGAATGTAGCTCATGAAAATGATAAGACAATAATTGCAGATGGCGAAACCATAGAAGGTAGAGTTGCTATCTCACTCTGTCCTAGATGTGGTTCAGTAAGAGCTATATTGCTTAATAAAAAGAAAAGGCTGTATAGATGCATGACGTGCAATTTTGTCTATAACATTTAG
- a CDS encoding hemerythrin, with product MDIIELLKFEHGVFRIRFYFLEKIGDFWQELEALHNFIVNVHAKMEDLYVFKDIPEARPYSNDHKLIEKYGDSIIKEKRKDWVPRYVKIVLDHNLNEEKYIFPKVKEKKDLVLDIIEQYGFENYQKATGIDIRNF from the coding sequence ATGGATATAATAGAACTCCTTAAATTCGAACATGGTGTATTTAGGATAAGATTCTATTTTTTAGAAAAAATTGGCGATTTCTGGCAGGAATTGGAAGCCCTACATAACTTTATAGTTAATGTTCACGCTAAGATGGAGGACTTATACGTCTTTAAGGATATACCAGAAGCCAGGCCTTATTCGAATGATCATAAACTAATTGAGAAGTATGGGGACTCAATAATAAAGGAGAAGAGAAAAGATTGGGTACCCAGATATGTGAAGATAGTGTTAGATCATAACTTAAATGAGGAGAAATATATCTTTCCTAAGGTAAAGGAGAAAAAAGATCTAGTCTTGGATATAATTGAACAATATGGTTTTGAAAATTATCAAAAAGCCACTGGTATAGATATAAGAAATTTCTAA
- the vapB gene encoding type II toxin-antitoxin system VapB family antitoxin, translating into MTSTVISIRVDERLKKELEELGIDYPELVRRYLEEVVRKEKMRRELREANGIREELLKSHGYYSPSAELVREDRDGYH; encoded by the coding sequence ATGACTAGCACTGTTATATCGATAAGAGTTGACGAGAGGTTAAAGAAGGAGTTAGAGGAGCTAGGAATAGATTATCCGGAGCTAGTTAGAAGGTATTTAGAGGAGGTCGTGAGGAAGGAAAAAATGAGGAGAGAATTAAGAGAGGCAAACGGGATTAGAGAGGAACTCTTAAAATCTCATGGATATTATTCGCCCTCAGCAGAACTTGTAAGAGAAGATAGAGATGGCTATCATTGA
- a CDS encoding DODA-type extradiol aromatic ring-opening family dioxygenase, whose product MTVGLFISHGSPTILTEENKWKDLLRNIGKDVMEKYKPDTIIVSSPHFISWSGDYYIENSEKLECIQDYYGFPEETYKYCYEAYNDVELVNEIVMASDGIIKEDNRWGLDHGAWIPLLFMFPEYKPKVVTISITDNSPESHYAIGEKIRNAVEKLGRKVLFLATGSPTHRLDLFYFKITPKPTNFDIILMDMIKSGEFDKILRINELYPKEYQTAMPEGNLNTLYILLGFVKPKRAEILGYDTPWPGVSMLAASFYD is encoded by the coding sequence ATGACAGTTGGGTTATTTATATCTCATGGTTCCCCTACTATCCTTACTGAGGAAAATAAGTGGAAGGATCTACTCAGAAATATAGGAAAGGATGTTATGGAAAAATATAAGCCAGATACAATAATCGTATCTAGTCCTCATTTTATATCATGGTCTGGGGATTATTATATAGAAAACAGTGAGAAATTAGAGTGTATACAAGACTATTACGGTTTCCCAGAAGAGACCTACAAATATTGTTATGAGGCATATAATGATGTAGAACTAGTAAACGAAATTGTAATGGCTTCCGATGGAATCATAAAAGAGGATAACAGATGGGGTTTAGATCATGGTGCGTGGATTCCCCTTTTATTCATGTTTCCCGAGTATAAGCCAAAAGTAGTAACAATATCCATTACCGACAATAGCCCAGAATCACACTATGCTATAGGTGAAAAGATTAGAAACGCGGTAGAGAAATTAGGAAGAAAAGTATTATTCCTAGCTACAGGTTCACCAACTCACAGACTAGACCTATTCTACTTCAAGATAACTCCTAAACCTACAAACTTCGATATCATACTAATGGATATGATAAAATCTGGCGAATTTGACAAAATATTAAGAATTAACGAGCTATATCCTAAGGAATATCAAACTGCTATGCCTGAAGGAAATTTAAACACTCTATACATACTCTTAGGGTTTGTTAAACCGAAGAGGGCTGAGATTTTAGGATATGACACACCTTGGCCCGGAGTTAGTATGTTAGCCGCAAGCTTTTATGATTAA
- a CDS encoding type II toxin-antitoxin system VapC family toxin, with translation MAIIDTSALFAIYFPEKMTDFIRREIERVEECYFLDLIFYEFPNVIRKRIVRNELSREKADEILLRALSYIDLCKIVSGKELTWTAYEISLKYSLTTYDASLIALAKKVGDVILTADEKLLRGIRNFPEISKYFIFP, from the coding sequence ATGGCTATCATTGATACTTCTGCCCTATTTGCAATTTACTTTCCAGAGAAAATGACCGATTTTATAAGGAGAGAGATTGAAAGAGTTGAGGAATGTTACTTTCTTGATCTAATATTTTATGAATTCCCTAACGTAATTCGTAAAAGGATAGTGAGGAATGAACTAAGTAGAGAGAAAGCAGATGAGATATTACTTAGGGCTTTATCTTATATTGATCTTTGTAAGATAGTAAGTGGAAAGGAATTAACTTGGACTGCTTATGAGATTAGCTTAAAGTATAGCTTAACAACTTATGACGCTTCATTAATAGCTTTGGCAAAGAAAGTAGGAGACGTAATATTAACTGCAGATGAAAAACTATTAAGGGGGATTAGAAACTTTCCAGAAATCTCAAAATATTTCATCTTTCCCTAA
- a CDS encoding type II toxin-antitoxin system VapC family toxin, which produces MSIFVDTNVIISFVEQDVNYNKALKIREINDLMTSEVTVLELYSFFSRKLKDEILAEASTKYALKVSNVKVVELDMNRLFRKSLELSTKLQLKTLDVLQISSALLLNAKSFITFDKDILKKRDLIEKIVKISVSEL; this is translated from the coding sequence ATGAGCATATTTGTTGATACTAACGTCATAATTTCTTTTGTGGAACAAGATGTGAACTATAACAAGGCCTTAAAAATTAGGGAAATTAACGATCTAATGACATCAGAGGTTACAGTACTAGAACTGTATTCCTTTTTCTCAAGAAAGTTAAAGGACGAAATTCTGGCAGAAGCCTCAACAAAATACGCACTTAAAGTCAGTAACGTTAAGGTTGTCGAACTAGATATGAACAGGCTATTTAGAAAGTCATTAGAGCTCTCCACTAAATTGCAACTAAAGACACTAGATGTTCTTCAGATATCTTCAGCTCTATTACTTAATGCGAAATCTTTTATCACTTTCGATAAGGACATATTGAAAAAGAGGGATCTCATAGAAAAAATTGTTAAGATATCTGTTTCTGAGTTATAG
- a CDS encoding DUF4898 domain-containing protein, which produces MMKKLSVKELGDYLDDDLLKLLNKEDIRHIYLINVKLISNFEKFFTTFLPDSIKYFVVISSDLPIKLIKESLARAKDALEVSCYISSKLPPKSMIVIGLKSVSKKEEVKEPSSSLA; this is translated from the coding sequence ATGATGAAGAAGTTGAGTGTTAAAGAACTTGGAGACTATCTTGACGATGACTTATTAAAGCTTTTAAATAAAGAAGATATAAGACATATATACCTTATAAACGTGAAACTTATATCGAACTTCGAAAAATTCTTTACCACGTTCCTTCCGGATAGTATAAAATATTTCGTAGTAATCTCTTCTGATTTGCCGATTAAGCTAATTAAGGAGAGTTTAGCTAGGGCTAAGGACGCTTTAGAAGTCTCTTGCTATATCTCATCAAAGTTACCCCCGAAATCAATGATAGTAATCGGATTAAAATCGGTAAGTAAGAAAGAAGAAGTAAAGGAACCTTCCAGTTCCCTTGCCTAA
- the vapB gene encoding type II toxin-antitoxin system VapB family antitoxin has protein sequence MSTVISVRIKKEIKEELEKHGVDIDQEVRKFLEELYLKVKAKEYINKWIEDLKDVKPSEEGFSSNSVREDRESH, from the coding sequence ATGTCTACAGTGATAAGCGTGAGGATAAAGAAGGAGATAAAGGAGGAATTAGAAAAACATGGAGTAGACATTGATCAAGAGGTAAGAAAATTTTTAGAGGAACTTTACCTAAAGGTTAAGGCTAAAGAATACATAAATAAATGGATTGAAGACCTTAAGGACGTTAAACCTAGTGAGGAAGGGTTCTCATCAAATTCCGTGAGGGAAGATCGTGAGAGTCATTGA